From the genome of Glycine max cultivar Williams 82 chromosome 2, Glycine_max_v4.0, whole genome shotgun sequence, one region includes:
- the LOC100813930 gene encoding uncharacterized protein isoform X2: MWSATSSPSIFLPHSLLRPLPRRPLCASLSWASPDPPDGLGGWALPDIPAQPNNNNKVAAFPSYAIVGFGTSLAFVLAVFAASRKGFIFRFPRPMWSAVETRHDQNDAREFDVSGGSKSTLSEADTEDNNVAVTQTDKSVVEKPKRVVIPVCVDSTQEEALSVLKSLKIIEDDVEANELCTRREFARWLVKLNSSLERNPKHRIAPIVSLSGSVFTAFDDISIDDPDFRSIQVLAEAGVIPSKLSWNNSFDYGGFDTQQNINFFPDRFISRQDLIDWRAQLEYDFFSGVVDQISIKKAGYMDVKEIISSAVYVDMLAGDKSILRKVFGQSKRFQPNKPSTKAQAVVALTGGRMKEAISAELLRIEAENSARLAEAEEIRSELLSRGDIQRFWDEKLNEEKNRGFDVERLYHMEVKNLEEEEINQDKISAEYLKEKAAMDCQKQLLLNLKKEVDEISEKVALERVTYVDERHVVQKLLGDLELKHEELLNTKSTLEAEKEALQILRSWVEDEARRSQARAAVLEEVGRRWKWDDQA, from the exons ATGTGGTCTGCAACATCCTCCCCTTCCATCTTCCTCCCCCATTCCCTTCTTCGCCCCCTCCCTCGCCGCCCCCTCTGCGCCTCCCTCTCTTGGGCCTCTCCCGACCCACCCGACGGTCTCGGCGGCTGGGCCCTCCCCGACATCCCGGCCCagcccaacaacaacaacaaag TTGCAGCGTTTCCTTCTTATGCCATTGTGGGATTCGGCACTTCGCTCGCTTTTGTTCTCGCCGTCTTTGCTGCCTCAAGGAAAG gttttatttttcgaTTCCCGAGGCCGATGTGGAGCGCTGTGGAGACCCGACACGATCAAAACGACGCTCGGGAGTTTGACGTTTCTGGTGGGAGCAAGTCAACGCTGTCCGAGGCTGACACGGAGGACAACAACGTTGCTGTTACGCAAACTGATAAATCTG TTGTAGAAAAGCCTAAACGTGTTGTCATCCCGGTTTGTGTGGATTCTACCCAAGAAGAAGCGTTGTCAGTCTTAAAGTCATTGAAG ATAATTGAAGATGATGTGGAAGCTAATGAATTGTGTACCAGAAGAGAATTTGCTAGATGGCTAGTTAAATTGAATTCTTCATTGGAAAG GAATCCTAAACACAGGATTGCTCCTATAGTATCACTTTCTGGATCTGTATTTACTGCATTTGATGATATCAGTATCGATGACCCGGACTTTAGATCCATTCAAG TCTTAGCAGAAGCGGGAGTGATCCCCAGCAAATTATCTTGGAATAATAGTTTCGATTATGGTGGATTTGACACTcaacaaaacatcaatttttttcctgATAG ATTCATCTCACGACAAGATCTAATAGACTGGAGAGCTCAGTTGGAGTATGACTTCTTCTCTGGGGTAGTTGACCAG atatcaattaaaaaagCAGGTTATATGGATGTGAAGGAGATCATTTCTTCCGCAGTTTATGTGGACATGTTGGCAGGGGATAAGAGTATACTTAGAAAAGTTTTTG GACAGAGCAAGCGATTTCAGCCAAACAAACCTTCAACGAAAGCACAAGCAGTGGTGGCTCTGACAGGTGGCAGGATGAAGGAAGCAATATCTGCTGAATTGTTAAGAATAGAAGCAGAGAATTCTGCCAGACTGGCCGAGGCAGAGGAGATCAGGTCTGAGTTGCTTAGCCGAGGAGACATACAGAGATTTTGGGATGAAAAGcttaatgaagagaaaaatcgTGGTTTTGATGTAGAGAGGCTTTATCACATGGAAGTAAAGAATTTGGAAGAAGAGGAGATCAATCAAGATAAGATATCTGCTGagtatttaaaagaaaaggcaGCAATGGATTGTCAGAAGCAGCTTCTGCTTAACTTAAAGAAAGAAGTTGATGAGATATCGGAAAAAGTTGCATTGGAGAGAGTCACATATGTAGATGAAAGGCATGTTGTTCAAAAGTTGCTTGGAGATTTAGAATTAAAGCATGAAGAATTGCTCAACACCAAATCCACGCTGGAAGCTGAAAAAGAAGCTCTTCAGATTCTTAG GTCTTGGGTAGAGGACGAGGCAAGGAGAAGCCAAGCTCGGGCAGCTGTTCTTGAAGAGGTAGGGCGAAGATGGAAATGGGATGACCAAGCTTGA
- the LOC100813930 gene encoding uncharacterized protein isoform X1 has translation MWSATSSPSIFLPHSLLRPLPRRPLCASLSWASPDPPDGLGGWALPDIPAQPNNNNKVAAFPSYAIVGFGTSLAFVLAVFAASRKGFIFRFPRPMWSAVETRHDQNDAREFDVSGGSKSTLSEADTEDNNVAVTQTDKSVVVEKPKRVVIPVCVDSTQEEALSVLKSLKIIEDDVEANELCTRREFARWLVKLNSSLERNPKHRIAPIVSLSGSVFTAFDDISIDDPDFRSIQVLAEAGVIPSKLSWNNSFDYGGFDTQQNINFFPDRFISRQDLIDWRAQLEYDFFSGVVDQISIKKAGYMDVKEIISSAVYVDMLAGDKSILRKVFGQSKRFQPNKPSTKAQAVVALTGGRMKEAISAELLRIEAENSARLAEAEEIRSELLSRGDIQRFWDEKLNEEKNRGFDVERLYHMEVKNLEEEEINQDKISAEYLKEKAAMDCQKQLLLNLKKEVDEISEKVALERVTYVDERHVVQKLLGDLELKHEELLNTKSTLEAEKEALQILRSWVEDEARRSQARAAVLEEVGRRWKWDDQA, from the exons ATGTGGTCTGCAACATCCTCCCCTTCCATCTTCCTCCCCCATTCCCTTCTTCGCCCCCTCCCTCGCCGCCCCCTCTGCGCCTCCCTCTCTTGGGCCTCTCCCGACCCACCCGACGGTCTCGGCGGCTGGGCCCTCCCCGACATCCCGGCCCagcccaacaacaacaacaaag TTGCAGCGTTTCCTTCTTATGCCATTGTGGGATTCGGCACTTCGCTCGCTTTTGTTCTCGCCGTCTTTGCTGCCTCAAGGAAAG gttttatttttcgaTTCCCGAGGCCGATGTGGAGCGCTGTGGAGACCCGACACGATCAAAACGACGCTCGGGAGTTTGACGTTTCTGGTGGGAGCAAGTCAACGCTGTCCGAGGCTGACACGGAGGACAACAACGTTGCTGTTACGCAAACTGATAAATCTG TAGTTGTAGAAAAGCCTAAACGTGTTGTCATCCCGGTTTGTGTGGATTCTACCCAAGAAGAAGCGTTGTCAGTCTTAAAGTCATTGAAG ATAATTGAAGATGATGTGGAAGCTAATGAATTGTGTACCAGAAGAGAATTTGCTAGATGGCTAGTTAAATTGAATTCTTCATTGGAAAG GAATCCTAAACACAGGATTGCTCCTATAGTATCACTTTCTGGATCTGTATTTACTGCATTTGATGATATCAGTATCGATGACCCGGACTTTAGATCCATTCAAG TCTTAGCAGAAGCGGGAGTGATCCCCAGCAAATTATCTTGGAATAATAGTTTCGATTATGGTGGATTTGACACTcaacaaaacatcaatttttttcctgATAG ATTCATCTCACGACAAGATCTAATAGACTGGAGAGCTCAGTTGGAGTATGACTTCTTCTCTGGGGTAGTTGACCAG atatcaattaaaaaagCAGGTTATATGGATGTGAAGGAGATCATTTCTTCCGCAGTTTATGTGGACATGTTGGCAGGGGATAAGAGTATACTTAGAAAAGTTTTTG GACAGAGCAAGCGATTTCAGCCAAACAAACCTTCAACGAAAGCACAAGCAGTGGTGGCTCTGACAGGTGGCAGGATGAAGGAAGCAATATCTGCTGAATTGTTAAGAATAGAAGCAGAGAATTCTGCCAGACTGGCCGAGGCAGAGGAGATCAGGTCTGAGTTGCTTAGCCGAGGAGACATACAGAGATTTTGGGATGAAAAGcttaatgaagagaaaaatcgTGGTTTTGATGTAGAGAGGCTTTATCACATGGAAGTAAAGAATTTGGAAGAAGAGGAGATCAATCAAGATAAGATATCTGCTGagtatttaaaagaaaaggcaGCAATGGATTGTCAGAAGCAGCTTCTGCTTAACTTAAAGAAAGAAGTTGATGAGATATCGGAAAAAGTTGCATTGGAGAGAGTCACATATGTAGATGAAAGGCATGTTGTTCAAAAGTTGCTTGGAGATTTAGAATTAAAGCATGAAGAATTGCTCAACACCAAATCCACGCTGGAAGCTGAAAAAGAAGCTCTTCAGATTCTTAG GTCTTGGGTAGAGGACGAGGCAAGGAGAAGCCAAGCTCGGGCAGCTGTTCTTGAAGAGGTAGGGCGAAGATGGAAATGGGATGACCAAGCTTGA
- the LOC100813930 gene encoding uncharacterized protein isoform X3, with protein MPLWDSALRSLLFSPSLLPQGKVLFFDSRGRCGALWRPDTIKTTLGSLTFLVGASQRCPRLTRRTTTLLLRKLINLIIEDDVEANELCTRREFARWLVKLNSSLERNPKHRIAPIVSLSGSVFTAFDDISIDDPDFRSIQVLAEAGVIPSKLSWNNSFDYGGFDTQQNINFFPDRFISRQDLIDWRAQLEYDFFSGVVDQISIKKAGYMDVKEIISSAVYVDMLAGDKSILRKVFGQSKRFQPNKPSTKAQAVVALTGGRMKEAISAELLRIEAENSARLAEAEEIRSELLSRGDIQRFWDEKLNEEKNRGFDVERLYHMEVKNLEEEEINQDKISAEYLKEKAAMDCQKQLLLNLKKEVDEISEKVALERVTYVDERHVVQKLLGDLELKHEELLNTKSTLEAEKEALQILRSWVEDEARRSQARAAVLEEVGRRWKWDDQA; from the exons ATGCCATTGTGGGATTCGGCACTTCGCTCGCTTTTGTTCTCGCCGTCTTTGCTGCCTCAAGGAAAG gttttatttttcgaTTCCCGAGGCCGATGTGGAGCGCTGTGGAGACCCGACACGATCAAAACGACGCTCGGGAGTTTGACGTTTCTGGTGGGAGCAAGTCAACGCTGTCCGAGGCTGACACGGAGGACAACAACGTTGCTGTTACGCAAACTGATAAATCTG ATAATTGAAGATGATGTGGAAGCTAATGAATTGTGTACCAGAAGAGAATTTGCTAGATGGCTAGTTAAATTGAATTCTTCATTGGAAAG GAATCCTAAACACAGGATTGCTCCTATAGTATCACTTTCTGGATCTGTATTTACTGCATTTGATGATATCAGTATCGATGACCCGGACTTTAGATCCATTCAAG TCTTAGCAGAAGCGGGAGTGATCCCCAGCAAATTATCTTGGAATAATAGTTTCGATTATGGTGGATTTGACACTcaacaaaacatcaatttttttcctgATAG ATTCATCTCACGACAAGATCTAATAGACTGGAGAGCTCAGTTGGAGTATGACTTCTTCTCTGGGGTAGTTGACCAG atatcaattaaaaaagCAGGTTATATGGATGTGAAGGAGATCATTTCTTCCGCAGTTTATGTGGACATGTTGGCAGGGGATAAGAGTATACTTAGAAAAGTTTTTG GACAGAGCAAGCGATTTCAGCCAAACAAACCTTCAACGAAAGCACAAGCAGTGGTGGCTCTGACAGGTGGCAGGATGAAGGAAGCAATATCTGCTGAATTGTTAAGAATAGAAGCAGAGAATTCTGCCAGACTGGCCGAGGCAGAGGAGATCAGGTCTGAGTTGCTTAGCCGAGGAGACATACAGAGATTTTGGGATGAAAAGcttaatgaagagaaaaatcgTGGTTTTGATGTAGAGAGGCTTTATCACATGGAAGTAAAGAATTTGGAAGAAGAGGAGATCAATCAAGATAAGATATCTGCTGagtatttaaaagaaaaggcaGCAATGGATTGTCAGAAGCAGCTTCTGCTTAACTTAAAGAAAGAAGTTGATGAGATATCGGAAAAAGTTGCATTGGAGAGAGTCACATATGTAGATGAAAGGCATGTTGTTCAAAAGTTGCTTGGAGATTTAGAATTAAAGCATGAAGAATTGCTCAACACCAAATCCACGCTGGAAGCTGAAAAAGAAGCTCTTCAGATTCTTAG GTCTTGGGTAGAGGACGAGGCAAGGAGAAGCCAAGCTCGGGCAGCTGTTCTTGAAGAGGTAGGGCGAAGATGGAAATGGGATGACCAAGCTTGA